The following is a genomic window from Miscanthus floridulus cultivar M001 chromosome 14, ASM1932011v1, whole genome shotgun sequence.
gggtcgatagGTACCTGGATAGCACGTAGAAGCTACTGGAGGCGACGCGACGAGCAGAGATGCAGGCACAACCTCCCTCCCCGGCGGTGACTCCTGACCTGCAAGAGCGAGCGCGTTCCCGTGAGCACCATCGAAAGCGAGGCCAGCGCACGAGCTAGCGAGCCCCAGGGAGCACTCACCGACACCCCTGCGTTGACGGTTAGGTTGGAGGCGGTCTGAGCAAAGCTGGCCACGTGAGCTCGCGGCGGTGCGGTGATGACCAACGGGGGCACTACCGTGGCGGTGGGGCTGGCCTGCTGCTATGCTAGGACTGAGGTGCGCGGGGTGCTCAGGAGGACATGGCGAGTctgtgggtgcactgaatcgcCACGAGGCGCACTGCGGGACTGGCTCGCCGCTAGAGGGCGTCGGCACGGCCTTATGGACCCGGTGGCGCGGTAGTCCAAAATTGAAGCGCAGTGAGTCGAGAATGGCAGCGCAGTGGGGTAGGCTAGATGACCGGCTGTCTAACGGAGCTGCAAGCAACGTCAATTTGAAAATGGTGCACCCACTACGGCGAATTGGAAGAAAAGGTCGCGACGGCTAGGAGACAACGGATACAGAGGAGGTCCCGTCGCGGTATGGCTCACCAGCAACGTCAACGCTCGGTACTGACTTGCCTGGCCATGGGGAACTCCAGGGCGTGCTCCTGACAGCCGTTCGCACGGCCGCAGCAGCAACGACGAGCCATGGCATGGCATGTCTGCGGACAGCGCCAGAAAAAGACACGGCGGACGCGACGCCGAGGCGACAGCGCAGCGGCAGGTTTCTAAACGCGCAGGCGGCCAAGGGGTCAACTGGGGGTACCGAGCGCAGCCGCTAGCGACGCGGACGCGGGACCCCGACCGACCACGGCCACAGCGGGGGCAGGGCAAGGCAGGCAGAGCACGGCCGGCGGTCCGAGCGCGACACATCGGTtggcgaggcgagcagcagcgaggtAGAGCGCGCAGGCGGGCAGCAGCCAGGCAGAGGGTCAAGACGCGCGGGGCGTGCGAGTGAACGGCGTCGTCAGCCCAGCCGAGCGCGGCAGTAGCTCAGGCCCGCGCGGCACAGCGCGCTGGCAAGCCGaccgggtggtgaccgcgcccagcgcCCAGCCAGGTGATGTGCACGACTTTTAAAGCAGCTCGACAATGCGTATGCCATGTTCCAATCGTTAATCTAATTTCTCGATGCGAATATGGGTACACCTAGCCGTCACCATCAGTCGCGACATTGCTCTCCTTCTTAGACCAATTGTTCTACAACTAATGCCGaagatggcttcgtcgaccacttcGAATACTTACGCGGAGGACGTCGATTAGAAAGGTTTCGCGTCGAATCACCAAACCCGACCCCCGGGACGTACGCGCTAGCCATCCAATGTTATCGGCCGCAACCTTTTTATCATCATTCACGAAACGTTTTACACCATTTAGCGTTAACAATAATTCGATTAAGGTAATAAACacgttatgtgacacgaaacataaccttgtgctttcccgtttcgtaaacatgtttccaagccaaatatggattataaagcctatcttacaccaatgcacataaatcagatgcttgcgaaatgtttcagcaaaacgttacaatataacaccagggtgttacatctgtcttgcgtcaccgtcttgtttggggcttgcgcatctgtctgccgataatctactaccttgggcatacccctaggtagactgccgaccatatttcgtcgacagcgtCCATAGGTGGTGACTACGCAACCTGGGGTTCACCGGAGATAGCTCGCTAGCGACAATGGTGGGTGGCGGAGGTAGTGCGGTGGTACACCGGCATTCTTCGGCCATCGCGTGCTCCGGTGAGGTGCGCTACGGCAACGCGAAATCCTAACAAAGCTATCTATGGTGGTTAGTGCTCCGGTGAGGCGGCGGCGAGCTCTGACCACGTGCATGCCGCGGCGGTGGTGCACGAAGCACGGTGGTGGGGCTCTCCATTCTGGCTATCCGGTGGTGAGAGGGAAGTCTCCGTCTAACCTACTGGATCTAGGTCACAAGGCCATGTAGAGATGACTAAGAGCGAGGACTAGAGTGACCCCAAGACGGTTGGCCGTGGCTAGCTCAAGGTcacagccatggcggccacggcgggAGCGGCGGTGTGTTCTCGCACGACCATGCAGTAGCATCTAACCTAGTTCCTACCTAAGCATATGGTCCACAAAGTGGCTACAGATCAGAGAAGAGGAGGACAGGAGGTGCGGTGGAATGGTGTGGCTAAGGTGAGCCGAGCGCGTGGTGGCGCTCCAGTGATGGTGTGGTGGCGACGAAGCAAAATGCACCCTCACCCTGGCTTGGCAAGAGGGGCTACAGGTTGGGTGgaagaggtgatgatggtggagctaCTGGCAAGCTAGATTGGGTAGTGGTGCAACGATGGCGTCGAGTGGGCACGGCGGAGCGATGGCGATGGCGCGGTGGCACGGCGCTCCGCTCTGCTCTGGCGTGGGCGAGAGCGATGGAGCGAGCAGTAGAGGCGCACGCCTTATCCCTCCACGCTGGCCAGACCAGCTAGGCCGGTGCAAGTGTACGGCCGCCATGCGGCgcgcctagcctgcccttggtcgGCCACTAACACCAGCGTCGAAACGGCATCAGGCCCTAATGAACACGACTGACAGAGCGATTTCACGCGATCGTTACTCCTAAACCGTTTATCCTTCGCAAAAACTTATTTAACAAGAATTGTAAAGCtacacaagatctacaactttgattaaatgaGTTCAGTCTAGATCGGCCTAGTTTACAAACTACAACGCGTCAAACATAGGTTCATTGAAACGGTAAACCAGCTCAAGACAGAAAATTTTCAAAGTCAAAAACAGTAATTCTATTGCTACTTGTGGActtttttgagcatgctatgcaccgaattaggtcctgacctaaaaataaaagttgttactcaagtcaagtactacaactttgcttaagggtgcactgccatgcaaacactctatgctatagtttaacttaggtcaatcatgcaacttgaaaatgataacttacactataaccatgacttagaggccaaattggtccaagtcatgaatgccaaagttgttccaaatgacattctaaacatgttaaaggtactcctagggtcccacaaacattttatatatTGGTCACATGCAAaacctagcatatgtaaagcatttagtaacaaacacaggtgatataagcaatcatagagataaactttgagatgctcatgctcatgaatgatcaatgatgcttgtgctcatgcaatgccaatgccaaatgcatgcttaacacctagggtgttatagtttTGATCGTGAGTAGGTTGCAATGAATGAGTGAGTCacggttagaagagaggagagagctatttacACTCAAGgtagaaatctaaccgttcagatctacgtcggaagttccgatgcAGATCTCGAGACTTCTGACCTATAAAGAAAACATTGTTCATAGCTAGGTCAAAGCCACTACGAGCAGGTCAATGTCGAAACTCCTAACGTACATCGGCACTTTCGAtggtcgggactcccgacgtacgtcaggacttccgacgagAGCAGTCAGCGAGCCAGCCAATGTCTAGATGTCGGGACTTCCAACCTAAGTTGAGACTTCCGACCATCAGGAGTTCTAACTCATGTCGGGACTTTTGACAGCCATAGTCACCGCGCATGCTAAGTGACTGGGCGTCAGGACTTCTGACACCAAAAGTCTCAAAAAGATATTCTAcatgctcgtgaagtgctagagtgtctctcttctgattttatttttatgcttgagcactctatcttcctcagaccaaataagtttgcatccctctttatagtgcggcggatcctaaactcaaaacaaaatataaaatttttggagagcgctttgagttcgtccgcctttacaacttcaaaaattaagggataccatttcatctttatcaactctttgagtctttcatgggactaatagctgcgacatatcttattaagatcacattagtccctaatttggatgtcatcaatacactgaaacccacatagggggcaaatgcactttcacttGTACTTCTTGCGCAACACTTGTTCTAGCCTTAATAGGCATAGTTGTGATTCTTTTGGTCAATAATTTAATATTATGACCCCTATGATCTAGCTTATGCTTATATTATCATTATAAACATCGCTTATACATTTATGTATTCTATCCATCCTTGTGCTCTAAAAGTTTATAGCCATGTGCTTGGATATCCAACCCGACGACAACTGATGTGATATTGTCGTGCTCTATTTTTGTAACTTATATGTAAATTCTTATATACATAGCTATAGGTGTGCTTTCAAAGGCATGACCATATCACTTCATATATTGTTTATGAGTGATATTTGGAGTATTTATGCTGCACGTCTCACGTCTTCATTTAGAGGGTTCATGTTTAAAAGATTAATGAGTTAGTTTTGTTTATTAGACTTAAGAACAAATGTTCAAAGTGCAGTCCATATTGAACTTACTCTTGTTTGGAGTAACCCATATTTGTGTTAGGTTGTTCTTTAATTCTAGTTTGGTGCTTATTAATTTGGTTATCTTGCTTCCATGTTATTTATGAACACAAAGGAGATATCAATTGATCGTAGGAACGCTTTGCCAATCCTATAGATAGTTTGGATTTGCTATTTTAGTATTAGATATACCATATAATGAAGTCTAAGCTATTGTTACCAATAAGTTTAGTTTCCTCTTATCGAAATGTTCCTGCTTTATGTGGACAGTAAAATAGCCGAACTAATAACTTAGGTGGGGTAGCATGTCTGCTTTTATTGGTCAGACTAGGAAAATTCTATTCTGTTATAGGCACAAACTGTCCATTTAGATAATAGACATAGAGATTTCTAGACATGTTATATTCTTTTACCAAGTATCACTACTACCACTGTTGCACTACTAAGTTACTCCTTTTACTTGCTATTTCTAGGAATCTAGCAACGAACAAAGGCTGATCATTGGTGTTAGTTGTGTCTTGTGAGTGCTAGCTGTTGACTATGTACATATCCCTATCAGAATGGTAAGCTTTAGCTTTGATATACTAACACTACTTACTATGAGATAGCAGAGGTCTATCTTGGTCACTAATTAACCTTACTAAAATTTGTTTTATAGGCTGATAAGGAACGTGAGTCATCAACCGGCTATGAAATAAGTGTAGAGGAGGAAGAGATAGATGCTAGTATAGAGGACCAGCATATAGATGTTACTGTAGAGGGGGAGGAGAGAGATGTTACTAAAGAGGGGCAGCCATATGAACCTCCATGTCGCCGCCGTAGAAAGAGGATAGTCACACAGTGGCCAGAGGACACTGTAGTTGTCACAGAGCTTACTCTAGCTGGGATGCCCACTGAGAAGAAGGCCCAGATAAGAATGAGGAAGCTTGCTGGTCTGATTCCTAGACAAAGAATATCCTTGATCTTGCCTTCATTCAATGACCTAAGTGAAGAGGACAAGTGATCATTATTTGATGAGTGTGTGCAGCCTAGATTGGAGTTTCTAGATGCATTGAAGGATAGGGCATTTAAGATGATGATGTAGATGGTAGCCAAAAGTTGGAGAACCCACAAAAGTGAGCTAGTACGATGTTTCATCAGAAAAGGGTCGGATGCCACGGTGAAGCACCCATACATTCCGCGTCAAGATTGGGCAAAATTTGTGGAACTAAAGGAGAGTGAAGAAGCAAAGGAAACAAGTGACAAATACAAGAAGCTTTATGAGAGGAACAAGCATGACCACTGCCTGGGGACAGTAGGGTATGCTGGGATTGCCAAAAAGTGGGAGCAGGAGGATAGGGAATTAGCTGTCACAGGCATAAGTAATCCTTGGAACAATTATCCTCCTAGTCACCCTAGGAATTGGTTGTGTGCACGGAGTACATTGGTTATTTCAGAAGGTACTGCTAAGATTCGTTGGGCGATAGAAACAGTTAAAAGTGTCGCTCGACAAATTTTAGAGAAGGAAGCAGAACTTCAAGCTTCAGGGCTCACTTTGGTCAGGGAAAGAGATGTGCTCACAGAGGTCTTGGACCAACCAGAACAGACAGGGCGCATGCGTGGTGTGTCTAGTTACTGTGGGTGGAAGTATTGGCTGGATTGCACCAGCATGTACAGAAAGGTGAAGCATTCAAATGTGGATGTGGAAGCCATTAAAGAAGAAGTTATGAGCCAAGTGACACAAGAAGTTACCACGAAGGTCACTAAGGATATCATGGACATGCTACGTGAATAAAGAGTGCCTTTGAGGTCACCTTCCAACACCCCTACCTCTGTAGGTGGTCGACAGAGCAGCTGTGCCTTAGCCTCATATGCAGTCTGCAATGTTGCATAGTTGGATGAACTTGGTGGAATTCTAGATCTGAATGTTGTGGACCTTCTTACAGAGCCAACAGCGTGTACACTTGTAATCAACCCTGGAGGTAAAATGGAGGTAGTAGCAACAGGTCATGTATTCCCAAAGCAAAATGATCTATATTCACTTCTAGTACATGATGGATATGTTGTTGTACATGTTGATTTTGTATATCCGGAACATGAGGGCATTGTGACAAATCCACCCCCAAGTGGTGAGATAACAATTCTTGGAGAGGCTCTATTCAAGAGGGTCCAGTGGAGTAGGGGCTGCATTGTGGTATCACCGAAGGTGCTCTCTTCTCAAAGATCACCAAGACCTCCACTGCCTGGCCATGGGTCAGCCAAAAGCAATCTAAAGGACTTTTGTGGTAGCCAATGTTTCATCCTCACAAGATGGGACGGCGAAGAGTGCCACTATTGAAGACAAGTCAACTAAGTCCTCACTGCTACAATGACACATTCATCAGCCCCTAGAAAAGCCAAGAGTgacatagaacagtaggtgggtGGCAAGCAAAAGCAGTAGGAGGCGCAACCCACCAAACCATCTAAGAGTGCCCCTGTTGGAACTTTATGGATAAAGGACAACCCTAAGTTCCAATTTGGACAGCTAATTCTATCAGCAACAAATGTTGAGAAGGAAGGACCTAGGTGTGTTGCTCTTCATGCCTACTAGATGAAAGCATGTGCAGAGAATAGAACGGATGGGATAGTCGATACGTTCAAGCGCCAACATTTTGGGCGTGATTTAGAAACTAAGCCTTTCGTTGTGGGATtagatgatttgtttgacctTTTCACACTAGATGCATTGGATATGTCCATTCTTCGCTGGTTGACACTATAAGTACAATTTCTTATATTTTAGACTCGTTCATTGTTGTGTAGGGATGTTCTTCATATATTTTCTTGCTAAATTGCTTGTGTATGCTACTTTATTCCTAGATGCCTGATTGTAGAAGCTAGGGACATGTCTGTTTCGGTTGGCCTTCTTGATCCAAATCCATTGTCAATAGACAGCATGACCAGGGCTAGAGGTTTTAGCGTGTCGTATCTGGAATAAAGCCTAAAGAAACATGCCAAGAAAGACTATGTGATGTTTGCGCATAACTGTGGTGTGCACTGGATTGATGTCATCACCATTCCCAAGTGGTAGAAGGTCTTATACCTCAACTCCAATAGAGGCAGGAAGACAGATTTGAGTGGGTTGAAATCTATGATAGATGAGTGAGTGTTTTCTAACCTACTATTGACACATGTGTTTCTTTGTTAATTATGTTACTGAAAGTCAAAAAAATGTGACAACAACTCATGTCTGTGTAGGGCTTTTGGCAAATCCGTACCCAAAGCAAAGAACAGGCAGAAAAATGTTAAGTTGACCCATGCCACCAAATTTGCAGTAAGTAGTGCGTCACTTCCAAATGTGATCGAATTAGTGTTTCAATTCCCTAGCTTACCATGTGTTTAATATGTTCGCAATGCCAGCAACAAGGTCTGGACAACAATTGTGGGTTCTATACGGCCCACAACTTGATGCTTGCGATGGGGCAGACCAAATTGGATTATCCTGAGGTACGACAGATATATATTTACTTATTAGTTGTTGTTTGACGTTGATTGTGACACTAGGATCCTCCAATGCTGAAAACTCCAAGGCTCAGCATCCCTGACTTTTAGCTAGGTCTGATCTGGATGGTACTATACATTTGTCTAGGAGAAAGTGTAGCCACCTTATGCTGTTGTTTAACCATAGCCAGCTAGGCTGTGTATGTGTGTTTATATAGCTAAGTAGGTAGCATGCATGTAAATAGGTAAGTAACATGTAGGAAATGTTTTTGAGAAGAACCCCTATGTCAACTGAACAACTTGGATGAGCCTAAACTTAAGGGTGTCCCAAAGGGTGACCAAAGTCATAGTCTAATGAGATTTTATTGGACGGAAGGAAGACAGAGGACAAGAGGGAATAATATCTAGTCTCGCACTTCGATGTCCTTTTTTTATTGTTTCTGAGCTTAAGTCCTAGCAATTTCTTTCATCCCGTTGAGGACGCCATAACAATCTCTAAGTTGATGTTTGCTGCTGATgtttactgctgctgctgctggaataGCCTTGTGCACAGTTAATGTGCTGCTGCTATCATCGCTGCGTATATATTAGTCTGAATATATAGTTATGTGCTAGATAAATAGCCTTTTCCATAGTatttagatgtatgtttcaatgcACGTAAACTAATTATGCAGCATCATCTTATGGCTACATTACAGGAATTTGAAGTGCTGACCACTCGAATCAACTTAGAGGACATTAGAGAGAAGATTGCCATGTTCATTGTGTCGTAGATCATCGACCAAAAAGGCGAGTTTCATAAAGCAGTTGTTTAGATGCATTGGAATCATATGCACAGGACTTTGTATGGGTGTTGGGAGCTTATCTGTTTGGTTTGAGCTACCGTGAGTCTATTTAATTAGTTTGTGTGATGAACATAGCAATAACAATTTTTGTTCTTATTAAGTGAACAATTTTGAAATGTGATGTCATTTTTGTGATATCTACAGGTCTGGtttatatgtatatattaattatgatATCAGTGGTCTGCTTTGGGCAGACCTGTGTAGTTGCATACGCGTCTGTGATAAATAAATAATATAGACCCGCGCTAAGTATACACGTCTATAGTATTCTTCGTAATGCAGATGAATGTAACGAATGAGCGTCTATAGTATTCTAAACTCTGCAGACACGTTGCCAGAACGAGCGTATGTAGTATTCTGAAAGTCCGCACACAAGTTTTAAGAAGGCGCGTCTGTAGTTTTATGAAAGTCTACAGACGGCTTGTTACAACACGTGTCTGTAGTATTCTTAAACTCTTTAGACGCGTTGTGACATAGCGCGTCCTAAGTATTTATTGTACTACAGTCGCTCTAACACAACGCATGTCTGTAGCATTTGAAAACCTACATACGTTTTTCGGTAACAAACGTCGGAATTAACTTTTGTTACATACGCGTGTTCAGTTTATTTCAGACGCGCGTTTGCATTCACTCAGACGCTTATACATAAGACGCATCTGCATTAGTACCTTGCGCGTCTGTAATAAGACCTTATTACAGACGTCTTATTACAGACGAGCTTTTTTGCATCTGTACTGTCTCTTAACGCGCGTATGTGATGTGGTTTTTTACATAGTAGTACTCCGATCAAACCGTTTTGCCATGGGtttctgcgccgccgccgccatggcttcGTGCCGGCCTCTGCCGCCGCTAGGTTTTGCCCGTCGCTAGGTTTTGCCGTATCTAAGTTTGTCCGCTATGTTTGCCGTGGATGGCTGCCGGCGCGCGGTCGCGCGGTGCTATCTTGGTGCCTGCGGTAGCTGCTGATGGTGTCGCGCGGTGCTATCCTGGCCGCTATGTTTGATCGGTGCTATCCTGGTGCCTGCGGTACCTGCTGATGGCCGGGAGACCGATCGAGATAGAGCATAGCTGCAGCTAGCGTGTAGCAGCAGCTAGTAGCCAGCCATGCTGTTCCTGATCCTGATTGCTACCTGCTGTCGCCGCTGATGCCTACCTGCTGATGCCtacctcctgctgctgctgctgccgccgcctgaTGCCTCTTTTGACATGAATGCTGATCGCCTGCATTACATATGTGTTCAAATATACATAAGGAGGACCAACATTTGATTTTTTAAAGTCTAATATTAGAAACTATCAGAGATGAtcctttttttcttctaaaacctTTTTAGTAGTTGGGCTATGAATATTTAGGGaactgttggagatgctttcACATAGGGGTGTCACATTGAGTGTTAGGAtagtaataaaaaaaattacaagaGTCTTTagtaattcacgagacgaatttattaagcttaattaatccgtcattagcacatgtttactgtagcaatacattgtcaaattatggactaattaggcttaaaaattcgcctcgcaaattagtctcaatctgtgcatttaaTTTTATAACTAGTCTACATTTAATCCTCCATACATatgtcaaacattcgatatgatagGGCTAAACTTTTGTACGAGGGAAACAAACACAGCCACCAAAGGGAAGCCATACTTGCGTTGTTGCCTTGGCACAACGGCTGGCACCGCTAGCTAGTCGTACCTGTTGTCCCCGTGCCATGTAGTGTTGTACTATCCTTTTGACCATTTGTTAATTTTGACCTCAATTATATCCAAACTTGAAAACAACCAAAGTTGTGGAACCGGAGTACAATTTATATTCTTTTAATCCCGAAGAATTTATAACACTTGATGCATAGTTAAGAGAGGCTAAAACTCACCAAACACTTGATACTAGTACATTTGTTCTTTGATCAGCTGATTCCATAAATCATCTCAAATGATCCGATGAGATCTCAACGTGTCAGCATCTAGTAAGGCTGGACGAGCCAGGTTCAGATAGCTCAGCCTGGCAGCACTGCTCCATGGCAACGCCAACGCCAACGTCGTCGGCCAAGAACTCACTCCACAGCCACTGCTGCCCGCCCAACCCCTCTGCCGTCGTCGCTGCCGCCGCGCGGACCGACGACGATGACGGCCGCACATTGTCGGGCATGGTCGTCGTCATCGGGTTGCCGGAGCTGCAGCAGGGAACGCTGCTGCTCCCATTGCCGCTGCTGTTGCTTGGGCTGGGGCTGGCGCCGTCACTGCCGGGGACGTGGTGGCTCAGGCTCTCGACGTCGCCCACGCGGACGCCGGTGATGAGGAAGCGCCGGTGTGACGAGACGTGGACGCCCGCGGCGTGGACGGCGACGTCGCAGGGCCGGCACAGCAGGGCGCGGTCCTCCAGGCAGAAGAAGTAGCCCGTCTTCTCCTGGCAGCACCAACATCGGGCAGAAGAATTCGTGACGTTTTTTTTTACCGCGCGCAAATTTATCTACGGTGACTCGGTGTTTAATTATTCAGAATCATAATAATACTAGTAACATTGGTTGCGGGACCGCTAATATTGCGTATTTATAACATGTCAGTGGTAATAGGCCGTTGTGCATCACCAATTAAACGATCGTATCAAGTAGCGTGACAAGATCATGTGCAAAGATATCCCATCAGATACGGAGTACGTACGGGTTGTGATATCATCGCTGTATGTACTTCTCATGCGCTGCAGCTTTCAGGACACTGGAGCACATTGGATGAGAGAGGCAACAACAAACAACCAGGCAAACCTTTCTTTCATGTAACTAACAAGAAATTTTTATGAAGAAATGGGTATCCTCATCAGCTGAAAATCGGTTCGACTAACAAAAGAAAACTCCATACTTGTACTCTTTCTGTTCCAAAATAATGTTGGGTATGAtgtttttttttagttttatatCATACGTCAATCATCTTTAATTTTGAACAAATTCATAGAAGTGTTCATCAACACATCTACACCATTAAATTAGTTTAAGAAAATCTAGAATAAAATATATTTTGATGGTAAATTATGTGGCATTATAATTATATATGTTAACATAGTTTGTATAGTTTAATTAAATTAGGAAAAGTTTGACTAATTAGGACAAAACTTAAAAACCTTAATTTTTTAAGtaaaaattacattttttttctttgatGAAGCAAATTTTACATGGGACTGCTCCATGCATGCTGCTATACAAGGCCACTGCAACCTGGCCTTTTGCTGCCGCTAATTGATCGCCTGAAACCTCATTCGGCCGAGCGCCTATACAAGCTACAACGCCGGCCGACGGCAGTTAGCTGGAATTAGGATACTACGTAACACGACGTATATACCTGGCAGATGTCACAGGCGGGGTGACCGCCGTCGACGATGGGACTGGGCGAGGGATGAGCGGTGGACGACGGGAGCAGCGCGATGCGGTGGTGCCTGCCGGCGAGCTTGTTGGCGGAGTGGACGGCGGCGTCGCAGCTGCGGCAGAGCGCGGCCTCGTCGGCGCAGCACAGCACCGCCGCCTCCGCGCGCTCACACGCGTCGCACCCGATCTTCATGCGAGagacagagacagagagagatggaGGAGGAAGTTGCTGGAGAAACAAAGGAGGGTACTGCTCGATCGCTTTGTGGTGGAAGTAATAAAAGCCCGTCTTAAAATATCTCGATGTGTGCCCGGCACTCTCTGGTACTCTCGCCGCTGCTCCCGTTTCTACGCGCGTGCATGTATGTAGGTCCACTTCTTAATTTTCGTGTTCACCACGGCACGAGTTGTCTCAAAACCATTTGTGTTTTTATCAATTTGATCTGATGATGCATAACTTCGATGATAAATTTTGATCTTGCTACATTGTAAAGGCTGAATACCTACTAGAGTCCTTCAAAGCACACATCattaacaccccccccccccccccccccccccccccccctcaaacCTCTCTTGTGATCCGTTCTTAACAATGAATCATCGAAAGAAGAAAAAATCATGGTTAACCTTCATAATATTGGACCAAAAGATGAGTCACATGATTTCTACTAAACTTAAATTAAAGATTTAGATGAAAGATATTTTTGCTAGCAATGATTAATTGCCAGAGCATCTCCAAGAACTATACCTTGTGCACTAGTGAGCCGTCCTCACTGTTAAATGCCCTTGTGCACACTCTAGAAACATATGCGgaatatatgatgtgtatttagaAATCCAATTAAAGAGGGTGCTGGGTATTTTTTATTAAAATGTATATTCCTATCAATTAAAAAGGATTTAAAAaggctcttggagttgctcttaaatGCCATCAGATGTGAGGAGTCTAAAAAGCCATTTACTCAATAAGGCAATGATCATGGTGCAAGATATATCTTTTTCTTATGTTCATCTGCTTGCCG
Proteins encoded in this region:
- the LOC136505208 gene encoding B-box zinc finger protein 21-like — encoded protein: MKIGCDACERAEAAVLCCADEAALCRSCDAAVHSANKLAGRHHRIALLPSSTAHPSPSPIVDGGHPACDICQEKTGYFFCLEDRALLCRPCDVAVHAAGVHVSSHRRFLITGVRVGDVESLSHHVPGSDGASPSPSNSSGNGSSSVPCCSSGNPMTTTMPDNVRPSSSSVRAAAATTAEGLGGQQWLWSEFLADDVGVGVAMEQCCQAELSEPGSSSLTRC